Proteins from a single region of Erythrobacter sp.:
- a CDS encoding amidohydrolase family protein: MRYLAATLLAGAAVMASPVAAAPKGKDAKADESWSVEAPKGAVIKQVPISTEEGTWMDVDVSPDGQTLAFTLLGDIYTMPITGGTPTRISEGLSWDVQPRFSPDGTRIAFTSDRGGGDNIWVMNRDGSDKRQVTKEDFRLLNQPAWSPDGRYIAAKKHFTTERSAGTGEIWLYHVSGGGGVQVVERANERLQKELGEPVFAPDGSAIYYTRNTTGGNVFDYAQDSNAGIFAIERKDLATGEVTTAVSGYGGAVRPAPSPDGKQIAFVRRDKDQTQLWVKDLASGREAMVFGKLDLDVQETWAVTGVYPNIDWLPDSSAIIFWAGGKLNRVNRDGTGHAVIPFKVNDTRAVANAPHPVIEVAPETFTTTMPRFAMLSPDGASVVFETLGKLHTKSARGKDLPRPLTGDSADVIEAFPAFSRDGGALAYVRWSDDKLGEIVLADAQGQNRRVLVGPGHYGNLAFSPDGAMIAFEKREGGYLTSPDFSQDPGVYVMPVAGGEPRLVTRDGANPQWGAASDRLFMLGREDGGLALVSTDLNGEAKRVHAKGDLANDLRIAPDGRTIAFRQNYEVFAMPLVPGGKPVDVSESGGSLPVTKVSTGGADYLGWARGGETLFWSIGPSLQSANVSELFANAPKAEGDKTAAYTPPTTGIPLGVTVQKAKPTGTTVITGARVLTMRAGLAADDAGVIENGMIVIEGDRITGVHDATTVKIAFPEGTRFIDASGKTIMPGLVDAHAHGAYGVGDLIPQQNWTLLQDLALGVTTVHNPSSQASTVFAAAERQRAGLTTGPRIFSTGEIIYGAKAPDVYARIDSYEDALAHVRRIKAQGGISVKNYNQPRREQRQMVVRAAAAENMLVVAEGGSLFGMDMNIVADGNSTLEHNVPVDVFYNDVLQFFGQANTNYTPTLVVTYGGLAGDPYWRQATNVWENPLMVHTPPKMLLADTGRRTTAPDWAFVDDNNAREARKLAQRGVKVSIGAHGQQAGIGAHWELWSFARGGMSSVEALKAGTITSAQSLGMAKDIGSIEAGKLADLVILSADPSKDIANSDNIEQVMLGGRLYDAKTMNETGTGTAARHPYWWEAAGGKGAGGSAEATAAGRGHADGDAG; the protein is encoded by the coding sequence ATGCGTTATCTTGCCGCCACCCTGCTTGCCGGGGCCGCCGTCATGGCCTCGCCCGTTGCCGCTGCGCCGAAGGGCAAGGATGCCAAGGCGGACGAGAGCTGGAGCGTCGAGGCACCCAAGGGTGCGGTGATCAAGCAGGTGCCGATCAGCACGGAAGAAGGCACCTGGATGGATGTCGATGTCTCGCCCGACGGCCAGACGCTCGCCTTCACCCTGCTCGGCGATATCTACACCATGCCGATTACCGGCGGTACGCCGACCCGCATTTCCGAAGGCCTTTCCTGGGATGTGCAGCCGCGCTTTTCGCCCGATGGCACCCGCATCGCCTTCACCAGCGACCGCGGCGGCGGGGACAATATCTGGGTGATGAACCGTGACGGCTCGGACAAGCGGCAGGTGACCAAGGAGGACTTCCGCCTTCTGAACCAGCCGGCCTGGTCGCCCGACGGGCGCTACATCGCGGCCAAGAAGCACTTTACCACCGAGCGTAGCGCCGGCACGGGCGAGATCTGGCTCTACCACGTCAGCGGCGGCGGCGGGGTGCAGGTGGTCGAGCGCGCCAACGAGCGGCTGCAGAAGGAGCTGGGCGAACCCGTTTTCGCGCCCGACGGCTCGGCGATCTACTACACCCGCAACACCACTGGCGGGAACGTATTCGATTATGCGCAGGATTCGAACGCGGGCATCTTCGCGATCGAGCGCAAGGATCTGGCGACCGGTGAGGTGACCACCGCGGTCTCCGGCTATGGTGGCGCGGTGCGCCCCGCGCCTTCGCCCGATGGCAAGCAGATCGCCTTTGTCCGGCGCGACAAGGACCAGACCCAGCTATGGGTGAAGGACCTCGCCAGCGGACGCGAGGCGATGGTCTTCGGGAAGCTTGATCTTGATGTACAGGAGACCTGGGCGGTCACCGGGGTCTATCCCAATATCGACTGGCTGCCCGATAGCAGCGCCATCATCTTCTGGGCGGGCGGCAAATTGAACCGCGTGAACCGCGACGGCACCGGCCATGCGGTGATCCCCTTCAAGGTCAACGACACCCGCGCCGTCGCCAATGCGCCGCATCCGGTGATCGAGGTTGCGCCCGAGACTTTCACCACCACCATGCCGCGCTTTGCGATGCTCTCGCCCGACGGGGCCAGCGTCGTGTTCGAAACGCTCGGCAAACTCCACACCAAATCGGCCAGAGGCAAGGACCTGCCGCGCCCGCTGACCGGTGACAGCGCCGATGTGATCGAAGCCTTCCCCGCCTTCAGCCGCGATGGCGGCGCGCTCGCCTATGTCCGCTGGAGCGATGACAAGCTCGGCGAAATCGTGCTGGCCGATGCGCAGGGGCAGAACCGCCGCGTGCTCGTCGGCCCGGGGCATTACGGCAATCTCGCCTTCTCGCCCGACGGGGCGATGATCGCCTTCGAAAAGCGCGAGGGCGGATACCTGACCTCGCCCGATTTCTCGCAAGACCCGGGCGTCTATGTCATGCCTGTCGCCGGGGGAGAGCCGCGGCTGGTCACCCGTGACGGAGCCAACCCGCAATGGGGCGCTGCGTCCGATCGCCTGTTCATGCTGGGCCGCGAAGATGGCGGGCTGGCGCTGGTCTCGACCGACCTCAATGGCGAGGCAAAGCGCGTCCATGCCAAGGGCGATCTTGCCAATGATCTGCGCATCGCGCCCGATGGCCGCACCATCGCCTTCCGCCAGAATTACGAGGTCTTCGCGATGCCGCTGGTGCCCGGCGGCAAGCCGGTCGATGTCAGCGAAAGCGGCGGATCGCTGCCCGTCACCAAGGTCAGCACCGGGGGTGCGGACTATCTCGGCTGGGCGCGCGGGGGCGAAACGCTTTTCTGGTCGATCGGCCCGTCCTTGCAGAGCGCCAATGTCAGCGAACTCTTCGCCAATGCGCCCAAAGCCGAGGGTGACAAGACAGCCGCCTACACCCCGCCCACCACCGGCATTCCTCTGGGCGTGACGGTGCAGAAGGCCAAGCCCACCGGCACCACCGTCATCACCGGCGCGCGGGTGCTGACCATGCGCGCAGGCCTTGCGGCGGATGATGCCGGCGTGATCGAGAACGGCATGATCGTGATCGAAGGCGACCGGATCACCGGCGTCCACGATGCTACCACGGTCAAGATCGCCTTCCCGGAAGGCACCCGCTTCATCGATGCCAGCGGCAAGACCATCATGCCCGGCCTCGTCGATGCCCATGCCCATGGTGCCTACGGGGTGGGCGATCTCATCCCGCAGCAGAACTGGACGCTGTTGCAGGACCTCGCGCTCGGCGTGACGACGGTGCACAATCCGTCCTCGCAGGCGAGCACCGTCTTCGCCGCCGCCGAACGCCAGCGCGCCGGCCTCACCACCGGGCCGCGCATCTTCTCGACCGGGGAGATCATCTACGGCGCCAAGGCTCCGGATGTTTACGCGCGGATCGACAGCTACGAGGATGCGCTCGCGCACGTGCGCCGGATCAAGGCGCAGGGCGGCATCTCGGTGAAGAACTACAACCAGCCGCGCCGCGAACAGCGCCAGATGGTGGTGCGCGCCGCGGCGGCCGAGAACATGCTGGTCGTCGCAGAGGGCGGTTCGCTGTTCGGGATGGACATGAACATCGTTGCCGATGGCAATTCGACGCTCGAGCATAATGTTCCGGTCGATGTGTTCTACAACGATGTGCTGCAGTTCTTCGGGCAGGCGAACACCAATTACACGCCGACGCTGGTGGTCACCTATGGCGGCCTTGCGGGCGATCCCTATTGGCGGCAGGCGACCAATGTCTGGGAAAACCCGCTGATGGTGCACACCCCGCCCAAGATGCTGCTGGCCGATACCGGACGACGCACCACGGCGCCCGACTGGGCCTTCGTTGACGACAACAACGCACGCGAGGCGCGCAAGCTGGCCCAGCGCGGGGTCAAGGTCAGCATCGGGGCTCACGGCCAGCAGGCCGGTATCGGCGCGCATTGGGAGCTGTGGAGCTTCGCGCGCGGCGGGATGAGCTCGGTCGAGGCATTGAAGGCGGGCACGATCACCTCCGCGCAATCGCTCGGCATGGCCAAGGATATCGGCAGCATCGAGGCGGGCAAGCTGGCCGATCTCGTGATCCTGTCGGCCGATCCGTCAAAGGACATCGCCAATTCCGACAACATCGAACAGGTGATGCTCGGCGGGCGGCTCTATGATGCAAAGACCATGAACGAGACCGGCACCGGCACGGCGGCACGCCATCCCTATTGGTGGGAAGCCGCGGGTGGCAAGGGCGCAGGCGGCTCGGCGGAAGCCACCGCTGCCGGACGCGGCCATGCCGACGGGGACGCGGGGTGA
- a CDS encoding sigma-70 family RNA polymerase sigma factor, with the protein MKHDHTSFAVASPYAPSRTEVADRVRRFLPLVRRAAWHIHGSGREGLEVEDLVQAGILALTECAQRHTGPTEDGFAAYAKIRVRGAMLDEVRRAAHDTRTARRKRAAYERAAETLRGQLGREPSRAELARLLEVDDAELLAIESTGVTITPITEEYDETSTAFVSDDPDPFEALCAAEDRERLLKAMIALPDRLKLVLQLFFVEELNLTEIAAVLDVSVPRVHQLRAKALKDLRALLEG; encoded by the coding sequence ATGAAGCACGATCACACGTCATTCGCCGTCGCCAGCCCCTATGCGCCCTCGCGCACCGAAGTGGCCGACCGCGTGCGCCGCTTTCTCCCACTGGTGCGCCGCGCCGCGTGGCACATCCATGGCAGCGGGCGGGAGGGCCTTGAGGTCGAGGATCTGGTGCAGGCCGGCATCCTTGCGCTCACCGAATGCGCCCAGCGCCATACAGGCCCGACCGAGGACGGCTTTGCCGCCTATGCCAAGATCCGCGTGCGGGGTGCGATGCTCGACGAGGTGCGCCGCGCCGCCCACGACACCCGCACCGCGCGCCGCAAACGCGCCGCCTATGAACGCGCCGCCGAGACCCTGCGAGGGCAGCTAGGACGCGAGCCGAGCCGCGCCGAGCTCGCCCGCCTGCTGGAGGTGGACGATGCCGAACTGCTCGCCATCGAAAGCACCGGCGTGACAATCACCCCGATCACCGAGGAATATGACGAGACCTCGACCGCCTTCGTCAGCGACGATCCCGATCCCTTCGAGGCCCTGTGCGCAGCCGAGGACCGCGAGCGGCTGCTCAAGGCGATGATCGCACTGCCCGACCGGCTGAAACTGGTGCTGCAACTGTTCTTCGTCGAGGAGCTGAACCTCACCGAAATCGCCGCCGTGCTCGATGTCAGCGTGCCGCGCGTCCACCAGCTGCGCGCCAAGGCCCTGAAGGACCTGCGCGCGCTGCTGGAGGGATAG